One window from the genome of Motilibacter aurantiacus encodes:
- a CDS encoding alpha/beta hydrolase family protein has product MTYRSRLTAALLAALTAAPVSVATAATAAPEDARVLTGALADGASYRLEVPPDWNGTLVLYSHGLRFPGEDNPAETAPGDASRRWLLSAGYALAGSSYAGTGWALEEAVDDQLQTLDTFADRVGRPSRTVALGESLGGLVTTALIEQQPGRFDGGLSLCGLNAGGPALWDIYLDGAYVLRTLLPSSDAVRIIGIDDPLGNLGAAGAMLSEAAGTPAGRARIALAAAVMQVPGAVDPLAPMPSDAGGRSQARLAWMTEPFPVFAFAERGELEARAGGNPSSNVGVDYERMLRASEQRADVRALYRAAGLDLDADLATLAAAPRVEAGSAARAYLSANGGLTDVPAKPLLTLHGTADGLVPSSHERAYATASGRPELLRQVFVDRPGHCTFTSAEIVSAFAALQERLDEGAWHVKPGLLNARAAALGPELNTGGGVPVAPAFVRHHPLPFPRS; this is encoded by the coding sequence ATGACCTACCGCTCGCGCCTCACGGCGGCGCTGCTGGCCGCCCTAACCGCTGCCCCCGTGTCCGTCGCCACCGCCGCCACCGCCGCGCCCGAGGACGCGCGTGTCCTGACCGGCGCCCTCGCTGACGGCGCCTCCTACCGCCTGGAGGTCCCGCCGGACTGGAACGGCACCCTCGTCCTCTACAGCCACGGCCTCCGCTTCCCGGGCGAGGACAACCCAGCCGAGACCGCTCCCGGGGACGCCTCACGGCGCTGGCTGCTGAGCGCGGGGTACGCCCTGGCCGGCTCGTCGTACGCCGGCACGGGCTGGGCGCTCGAGGAGGCCGTCGACGACCAGCTGCAGACCCTCGACACGTTCGCGGACCGGGTGGGCCGGCCCAGCCGGACGGTCGCGCTGGGCGAGTCGCTCGGCGGGCTCGTCACCACCGCGTTGATCGAGCAGCAGCCGGGACGCTTCGACGGCGGCCTCTCGTTGTGCGGGCTGAACGCGGGCGGCCCCGCACTGTGGGACATCTACCTGGACGGGGCGTACGTCCTGCGAACTCTGCTTCCATCGTCCGATGCGGTGCGGATCATCGGGATCGACGACCCGCTCGGCAACCTCGGCGCTGCGGGCGCGATGTTGTCCGAAGCAGCGGGGACGCCCGCCGGGCGCGCTCGCATCGCTCTCGCCGCCGCCGTCATGCAGGTCCCGGGCGCCGTCGACCCGCTGGCGCCGATGCCGTCCGACGCCGGCGGACGCTCGCAGGCGCGGCTGGCGTGGATGACCGAGCCCTTCCCGGTGTTCGCCTTCGCCGAGCGCGGGGAGCTCGAGGCGCGCGCCGGCGGCAACCCCTCGTCCAACGTCGGTGTGGACTACGAGCGGATGCTGCGCGCCTCCGAGCAGCGTGCGGACGTACGTGCGCTGTACCGCGCCGCGGGACTGGACCTGGACGCGGACCTCGCCACCCTCGCCGCAGCGCCGCGCGTCGAGGCGGGCTCCGCGGCCCGGGCGTACCTGTCGGCCAACGGCGGGCTGACGGACGTGCCCGCCAAGCCGCTGCTCACCCTGCACGGCACGGCGGACGGGCTGGTGCCCAGCTCTCACGAGCGGGCCTACGCCACGGCAAGCGGGCGGCCGGAGCTGCTCCGGCAGGTCTTCGTGGACCGCCCCGGGCACTGCACCTTCACCTCCGCCGAGATCGTGTCGGCCTTCGCGGCCTTGCAGGAGCGGCTGGACGAGGGGGCATGGCACGTGAAGCCGGGGTTGCTGAATGCCCGGGCGGCGGCCCTGGGCCCGGAGCTGAACACCGGTGGGGGCGTGCCGGTCGCGCCGGCCTTCGTCCGGCACCACCCCCTGCCGTTCCCGCGTTCGTGA